A region from the Aphis gossypii isolate Hap1 chromosome 1, ASM2018417v2, whole genome shotgun sequence genome encodes:
- the LOC114129128 gene encoding uncharacterized protein LOC114129128 has protein sequence MKTSYFCVLLMSVLVAQISSEEISELDRTAMSLIYSLVDIVEIPYRKFENVLNPSVAGEKKEPFLKDVLAKLNQKKEEIEKTYLESLSPELREFKKKKLIEYANNSQRIANSIRDTSKAARLMINTYFNTLPKNVQNKIIDLGKDLNNILHKIKA, from the exons ATGAAGACATCATATTTTTGTGTTCTCCTAATGTCGGTATTAGTAGCCC agatttcatCTGAGGAGATTTCTGAGCTTGATAGAACGGCAATGAGCTTAATATATTCTTTGGTTGACATTGTAGAAATACCAtatagaaaatttgaaaatgttttaaatccaTCGGTAGCTGGTGAAAAAAAAGaaccatttttaaaagatgTCCTAGCCAAACTTAATCAGAAAAAAGAAGAAATCGAAAAg acctACTTGGAATCACTATCACCGGAATTAAGAGAATTCAAAAAGAAGAAATTAATCGAGTATGCCAATAATTCGCAAAGAATAGCTAACTCAATTCGGGATACTAGTAAAGCAGCCAGGTTgatgataaatacatatttcaatacCCTACCAAAAAATGTccagaacaaaataattgatttgggAAAagatcttaataatattttacataaaataaag gcataa
- the LOC114129114 gene encoding intraflagellar transport protein 88 homolog isoform X2: protein MGLEKSKDASNKERSLIRMQEQAGLNDSHNIDLTFLVLFTLGNQYAANEMYTEALNTYQVISKNRLFQNGARMRVNVANIYEKIGQPEKAIKMYRMALDQVPNTNKSFKRAITHNIGVIFLKLGKYEDACSNFEYIMHEKPMFKAGMHALLCYYMSGNKDKSKQIFKQMLEISLDIDFEDKYAANSDDIEATLLAEAIKSDPLTKYEKQIKSNFEKTILNAAHLISSIIEDTFTEGYSWCLDTIKMSRYSYLAGHLEINKAVGFLYQNNITSAIDTLKAFDNKDSKVASAAATNLSFIHFLKGDLEQAERTSIAACETDSYNSLACVNQGNCFFVKQDYYKAKELYTLALEKDIMCSEAMYNLGLTNKQLGHLDDAMDCFQKLHVIISNHPEVIYQIASLNEMIGDLEQAIEWYLQLLSIVPDDVGVLQKLGDIYENINDKQQAYHYYYESYRHYPSNLEVLDWLGAYFVEMKVPEKAVDYFEQASLMQPAEPKWYMLIGSCYRRAGHFQLALQTYKDVLNRFPDNTECLKLLIRICTDLGLKEASEYSELLRKAEKAKDIRERISTARTGYRKTMETRGGTGMVTTSNTNNYVQKQTASGETNIYVHNSPKDSGLASDSSQRPRTSRGGTALITTSMPLTSAYSRQNISDEMNIYVHPEAKLPNEMYNDPLGPSQRPRTSTSRPITSLEKEFADEQVQDLLPE from the exons ATGGGATTGGAGAAGTCAAAAGATGCTTCAAATAAGGAAAGAAGTTTAATTAGAATGCAAGAACAAGCAGGACTGAACGATTCTCACAATATTGATCTGACCTTTTTG GTGTTATTTACATTAGGTAACCAGTATGCAGCAAATGAAATGTATACAGAAGctttaaatacatatcaaGTGATTTCTAAGAATCGTTTGTTTCAAAATGGTGCACGAATGAGAGTAAATGTtgctaatatttatgaaaagatTGGACAACCTGAAAAagcaattaaaatgtatcgaATGGCTCTTGATCAAGTTCCAAACACCaataaaagtttcaa GCGAGCTATCACACATAATATtggtgtaatatttttgaaactagGCAAGTATGAAGATGCTTGTTCAaactttgaatatattatgcatgagAAACCTATGTTTAAAGCAGGAATGCATGCCTTGCTATGCTATTATATGTCAGGCAATAAagataaatcaaaacaaatattcaagCAAATGTTAGAAATATCATTAGATATAGATTTTGAAGACAAGTATGCTGCAAATTCt gaTGATATTGAAGCAACACTCCTAGCAGAAGCTATAAAATCTGATCCactaacaaaatatgaaaaacaaattaaatcaaattttgaaaaaacaattctaaacGCAGCACATCTAATATCATCAATTATTGAAGATACATTTACTGAAGGGTATAGTTGGTGCTTGGACACTATTAAAATGTCCCGTTATTCGTACTTAGCTGGTCACTTAGAGATAAACAAAGCCGTTGGATTtctttatcaaaataacataacatcAGCAATTGATACACTCAAAGCGTTCGACAACAAGGACAGTAAAGTAGCGAGTGCAGCTGCTACAAACTTGtcattcatacatttttta AAAGGTGATTTAGAACAAGCAGAAAGAACTTCAATAGCTGCCTGTGAAACAGATTCATATAATAGCCTAGCATGTGTCAATCAAGGAAACTGCTTCTTTGTCAAACAAGATTACTACAAAGCAAAAGAACTTTATACACTCGCTTTAGAAAAAGACATAATGTGCTCAGAAGCAATGTACAACTTGGgtttaactaataaacaaCTTGGGCATTTGGATGATGCGATGGATTGTTTTCAAAAGcttcatgttattattagtaatcatCCGGAAGTTATTTATCAAATCGCTTCATTAAATGAAATGATTGGAGATCTGGAACAAGCCATAGAGTG gtATTTACAACTGTTGAGTATAGTTCCTGACGATGTTGGTGTCTTACAAAAATTAGGcgatatttatgaaaacattaaCGATAAGCAACAAgcataccattattattatgag tcATACCGTCATTATCCTTCAAACCTAGAAGTGTTGGATTGGTTAGGAgcatattttgttgaaatgaAAGTACCGGAAAAAGCAGTAGATTACTTTGAACAAGCATCCCTCATGCAGCCAGCTGAACCAAAATGGTACATGTTAATTGGATCTTGTTATAGAAGAGCAGGACATTTTCAATTGGCTTTACAAACATACAAGGatgttttaaatagatttccAGACAATACAGAGT gtctcaaattattaatcagaATATGTACAGATTTGGGACTAAAAGAAGCATCAGAATACAGTGAATTGTTGAGAAAAGCTGAAAAAGCTAAAGATATTAGAGAACGTATAAGTACAGCACGAACTGGGTACCGTAAGACAATGGAAACAAGGGGTGGAACAGGTATGGTTACGACTTCTAATACAAATAACTATGTCCAAAAGCAAACAGCTTCAGGAGAAacgaatatttatgtacacaaCAGCCCTAAAGATTcag gTTTAGCAAGTGATTCTTCACAAAGACCTCGGACATCTAGAGGAGGAACAGCTTTAATTACAACATCTATGCCTTTAACAAGTGCATATTCTCGACAAAATATTTCTGATGAAATGAACATTTATGTTCACCCAGAAGCAAAATTACCAAACg aaATGTATAATGATCCATTGGGACCCTCACAAAGACCACGCACATCCACATCAAGACCAATCACATCATTAGAAAAAGAATTTGCAGATGAACAAGTTCAAGACCTTTTACCggaataa
- the LOC114129114 gene encoding intraflagellar transport protein 88 homolog isoform X1 produces the protein MDSAHLKNKFNAYDSDMYSQYDYHLDGAKEDPEEILRHALRSSYSRRASMSTKAPTGLPLPFATTPQIKDPQALVLRPESSRSGSESSNRPATAVRGAGYTSHSSTYDVLSQPSRNMIMSEPNKEERIEDKIKKLEKRIHDLVNEACLAEARGDFQMGLEKSKDASNKERSLIRMQEQAGLNDSHNIDLTFLVLFTLGNQYAANEMYTEALNTYQVISKNRLFQNGARMRVNVANIYEKIGQPEKAIKMYRMALDQVPNTNKSFKRAITHNIGVIFLKLGKYEDACSNFEYIMHEKPMFKAGMHALLCYYMSGNKDKSKQIFKQMLEISLDIDFEDKYAANSDDIEATLLAEAIKSDPLTKYEKQIKSNFEKTILNAAHLISSIIEDTFTEGYSWCLDTIKMSRYSYLAGHLEINKAVGFLYQNNITSAIDTLKAFDNKDSKVASAAATNLSFIHFLKGDLEQAERTSIAACETDSYNSLACVNQGNCFFVKQDYYKAKELYTLALEKDIMCSEAMYNLGLTNKQLGHLDDAMDCFQKLHVIISNHPEVIYQIASLNEMIGDLEQAIEWYLQLLSIVPDDVGVLQKLGDIYENINDKQQAYHYYYESYRHYPSNLEVLDWLGAYFVEMKVPEKAVDYFEQASLMQPAEPKWYMLIGSCYRRAGHFQLALQTYKDVLNRFPDNTECLKLLIRICTDLGLKEASEYSELLRKAEKAKDIRERISTARTGYRKTMETRGGTGMVTTSNTNNYVQKQTASGETNIYVHNSPKDSGLASDSSQRPRTSRGGTALITTSMPLTSAYSRQNISDEMNIYVHPEAKLPNEMYNDPLGPSQRPRTSTSRPITSLEKEFADEQVQDLLPE, from the exons ATGGATTCAGCAcatcttaaaaataagtttaatgcTTATGATAGTGACATGTACTCACAATATGATTACCATTTAGATGGGGCAAAAGAAGATCCAGAGGAAATTCTTAGACACGCACTACGGTCATCTTATAGCAGAAGGGCAtca ATGTCCACCAAAGCACCAACGGGTCTTCCTCTACCATTTGCCACAACACCA caaataaaaGACCCACAAGCATTAGTTTTGAGACCAGAAAGCTCTAGAAGTGGTTCAGAATCATCAAACAGACCAGCAACAGCTGTCAGAGGAGCTGGTTACACATCACATTCGTCAACTTATGATGTTTTAAGTCAGCCCTCAAGAAATATGATCATGTCAGAACCAAACAAAGAAGAAAG AATAGaagataaaatcaaaaaacttgaaaaacgCATTCATGATTTAGTAAATGAAGCCTGTTTGGCTGAAGCTAGAGGAGATTTCCAGATGGGATTGGAGAAGTCAAAAGATGCTTCAAATAAGGAAAGAAGTTTAATTAGAATGCAAGAACAAGCAGGACTGAACGATTCTCACAATATTGATCTGACCTTTTTG GTGTTATTTACATTAGGTAACCAGTATGCAGCAAATGAAATGTATACAGAAGctttaaatacatatcaaGTGATTTCTAAGAATCGTTTGTTTCAAAATGGTGCACGAATGAGAGTAAATGTtgctaatatttatgaaaagatTGGACAACCTGAAAAagcaattaaaatgtatcgaATGGCTCTTGATCAAGTTCCAAACACCaataaaagtttcaa GCGAGCTATCACACATAATATtggtgtaatatttttgaaactagGCAAGTATGAAGATGCTTGTTCAaactttgaatatattatgcatgagAAACCTATGTTTAAAGCAGGAATGCATGCCTTGCTATGCTATTATATGTCAGGCAATAAagataaatcaaaacaaatattcaagCAAATGTTAGAAATATCATTAGATATAGATTTTGAAGACAAGTATGCTGCAAATTCt gaTGATATTGAAGCAACACTCCTAGCAGAAGCTATAAAATCTGATCCactaacaaaatatgaaaaacaaattaaatcaaattttgaaaaaacaattctaaacGCAGCACATCTAATATCATCAATTATTGAAGATACATTTACTGAAGGGTATAGTTGGTGCTTGGACACTATTAAAATGTCCCGTTATTCGTACTTAGCTGGTCACTTAGAGATAAACAAAGCCGTTGGATTtctttatcaaaataacataacatcAGCAATTGATACACTCAAAGCGTTCGACAACAAGGACAGTAAAGTAGCGAGTGCAGCTGCTACAAACTTGtcattcatacatttttta AAAGGTGATTTAGAACAAGCAGAAAGAACTTCAATAGCTGCCTGTGAAACAGATTCATATAATAGCCTAGCATGTGTCAATCAAGGAAACTGCTTCTTTGTCAAACAAGATTACTACAAAGCAAAAGAACTTTATACACTCGCTTTAGAAAAAGACATAATGTGCTCAGAAGCAATGTACAACTTGGgtttaactaataaacaaCTTGGGCATTTGGATGATGCGATGGATTGTTTTCAAAAGcttcatgttattattagtaatcatCCGGAAGTTATTTATCAAATCGCTTCATTAAATGAAATGATTGGAGATCTGGAACAAGCCATAGAGTG gtATTTACAACTGTTGAGTATAGTTCCTGACGATGTTGGTGTCTTACAAAAATTAGGcgatatttatgaaaacattaaCGATAAGCAACAAgcataccattattattatgag tcATACCGTCATTATCCTTCAAACCTAGAAGTGTTGGATTGGTTAGGAgcatattttgttgaaatgaAAGTACCGGAAAAAGCAGTAGATTACTTTGAACAAGCATCCCTCATGCAGCCAGCTGAACCAAAATGGTACATGTTAATTGGATCTTGTTATAGAAGAGCAGGACATTTTCAATTGGCTTTACAAACATACAAGGatgttttaaatagatttccAGACAATACAGAGT gtctcaaattattaatcagaATATGTACAGATTTGGGACTAAAAGAAGCATCAGAATACAGTGAATTGTTGAGAAAAGCTGAAAAAGCTAAAGATATTAGAGAACGTATAAGTACAGCACGAACTGGGTACCGTAAGACAATGGAAACAAGGGGTGGAACAGGTATGGTTACGACTTCTAATACAAATAACTATGTCCAAAAGCAAACAGCTTCAGGAGAAacgaatatttatgtacacaaCAGCCCTAAAGATTcag gTTTAGCAAGTGATTCTTCACAAAGACCTCGGACATCTAGAGGAGGAACAGCTTTAATTACAACATCTATGCCTTTAACAAGTGCATATTCTCGACAAAATATTTCTGATGAAATGAACATTTATGTTCACCCAGAAGCAAAATTACCAAACg aaATGTATAATGATCCATTGGGACCCTCACAAAGACCACGCACATCCACATCAAGACCAATCACATCATTAGAAAAAGAATTTGCAGATGAACAAGTTCAAGACCTTTTACCggaataa